A window of the Cicer arietinum cultivar CDC Frontier isolate Library 1 chromosome 6, Cicar.CDCFrontier_v2.0, whole genome shotgun sequence genome harbors these coding sequences:
- the LOC101505366 gene encoding LIMR family protein At5g01460-like codes for MGDFNLALVIVAIVLCVIVFLFNVYLLVNYQHPDDVNQAYFPKFVVVLGLSVAVISILMLPADVANRHACRHAIYNGACNLTLPMKDLWLAIYIVDAILVFFVIPFAMFYYEGDQDKSIGKRIKSALCWMVTTALVCALVLGILYGLIGKVDFTVKHLSSSTSSFPSSWEFNSGQQCIGTGSRQCSAYSASPSSEKTWTMRTTFPEYVVALATIVGSVLFAIFGGVGIACLPLGLIFSFIRRPKAVITRSQYIKEATELGKKAKELKKAAESLHQEEKGGSKGRKFRKNVKAVEKELFQLEEDVKLLEEVYPQGEQAETTWALTVLGYLAKFVLGVLGFIVSVAWVAHIIIYLLIDPPLSPFLNEVFIKLDDIWGLLGTAAFAFFCFYLLLAVIAGAMMLGLRLVFITIHPMKWGGTLMNSFLFNVGLILLCSISVIQFCSTAFAYYAQATAAQEIFGHTLESLRGIKYLYKYNVFQIAFVVLAGLTFVYYAAFGWRRKKPSGRFQLST; via the exons ATGGGAGATTTCAACTTAGCTCTAGTAATCGTAGCGATTGTGTTATGTGTAATCGTGTTCCTCTTCAATGTCTACCTTCTTGTGAACTACCAACACCCTGATGACGTTAACCAAGCTTACTTCCCCAAATTCGTCGTCGTTTTGGGTCTCTCCGTTGCCGTCATTTCCATTCTCATGCTTCCGGCGGACGTGGCTAACCGTCATGCTTGTCGACACGCAATTTATAATGGCGCGTGTAATCTCACGCTCCCTATGAAAGATCTTTGGCTCGCTATTTATATCGTTGATGCTATTCTTGTCTTCTTTGTTATTCCGTTTGCTATGTTTTACTATGAAGGTGACCAAGATAA GAGTATTGGAAAGCGGATTAAGAGTGCGTTGTGCTGGATGGTGACAACTGCTCTTGTGTGTGCTCTGGTTTTGGGTATTTTGTATG GGCTTATTGGGAAGGTGGATTTTACTGTGAAGCATCTGTCTTCTTCCACTAGCTCGTTTCCAAGCTCATGGGAATTCAATAGTGGTCAACAGTGTATTGGAACTGGCTCTCGTCAG TGCTCTGCATATTCTGCTAGTCCTTCGTCGGAGAAAACCTGGACCATGCGTACTACCTTTCCAGAATATGTTGTTGCTCTTGCTACTATTGTTGGATCTGTGCTTTTTGCT ATATTTGGCGGTGTTGGTATTGCTTGTCTTCCATTGGgacttatattttcatttattcgGCGTCCAAAGGCTGTTATCACCCGCTCACAATATATCAAG GAAGCAACTGAACTGGGTAAAAAAGCAAAAGAACTAAAGAAAGCAGCTGAGTCACTTCATCAAGAAGAAAAAGGTGGTTCGAAGGGTAGGAAGTTTCGTAAAAATGTGAAAGCGGTGGAAAAG GAGTTGTTTCAATTAGAAGAAGATGTAAAGCTTCTTGAGGAGGTCTATCCACAAGGGGAACAG GCTGAGACAACATGGGCACTAACAGTTCTTGGGTATCTGGCAAAATTTGTTTTAGGAGTTTTAGG ATTTATTGTTTCTGTGGCATGGGTTGCTCATATCATTATCTATCTATTAATTGATCCTCCTCTTTCTCCTTTTCTGAATGAAGTTTTCATCAAGCTGGATGATATATGGG GTCTTCTCGGTACTGCTGCATTTGCATTTTTCTGCTTCTACCTTCTCCTTGCTGTGATTGCTGGGGCCATGATGCTTGGGCTGAGACTAGTTTTTATTACTATACATCCCATGAA GTGGGGAGGGACTCTCATGAACTCTTTTCTGTTCAATGTGGGACTTATCCTTCTTTGTTCCATCAG TGTGATCCAGTTCTGCTCCACAGCATTCGCCTACTATGCTCAAGCAACTGCAGCACAGGAAATATTTGGTCACACTTTGGAGTCTCTTCGTGGAATTAAATATTTGTACAA GTACAACGTATTTCAGATTGCATTTGTTGTTTTGGCTGGATTGACTTTTGTGTATTATGCTGCTTTT GGATGGAGAAGAAAGAAGCCTAGTGGCAGGTTCCAATTGTCTACATAA